In the genome of Anabas testudineus chromosome 4, fAnaTes1.2, whole genome shotgun sequence, one region contains:
- the LOC113152126 gene encoding interferon-induced protein 44-like translates to MFTMDPRLTSRQQSKICSELGTVKLKLLYKASIHGFTGTAFHQRCDGHCPTVSVGYNSSGFIFGGYTKQPFNQSGAFAGDKEAFLFTFSGENLLKYPVTNPGNAVKMMANNGPYFGEALVLLYGNHATVYSNPGQHYTFNALEMHGNNLNLADCEVYQVEARLELEYPWRTIIWENQKREELIDSIKTYKPTIKSVSKANILLIGPVGAGKSSFFNSVNSVFRGHVTSQAIAGSSTTSLTTQFRTYSIKAGKEGGLLPIVLCDTMGLEESTVAGIDIDDITSILKGRVSDGYKFNPSAAIDDRAPSYRITPELKDKIHCVTYVLDACKIPIMPKKLQEKQDAIRRKVTSKVIPQLVLVTKIDEACPLVKDDVKNIYRSEYMKQTMQKASALLGVPLSCVVPVKNYSEELDLDPNSDILLLSAVLQMLRFADNCFDTVSNGESDIIASTCAARETN, encoded by the exons ATGTTCACTATGGACCCCAGGCTTACGTCAAGACAGCAAAGCAAAATCTGCTCTGAGCTGGGAACTGTCAAACTGAAGCTGCTGTACAAGGCCAGCATCCATGGTTTCACTGGCACAGCCTTCCACCAGCGATGTGACGGCCATTGCCCCACAGTGTCTGTGGGCTATAACTCCTCTGGTTTTATCTTTGGAGGCTACACCAAACAACCTTTTAATCAGTCTGGGGCGTTTGCAGGTGATAAAGAGGCTTTTCTTTTCACCTTCAGTGGAGAAAATCTCCTCAAGTATCCAGTCACCAATCCTGGAAATGCAGTGAAAATGATGGCTAACAATGGTCCATATTTTGGAGAAGCATTGGTTCTTCTCTATGGAAACCACGCAACAGTCTACAGTAATCCAGGACAACATTATACCTTCAATGCTTTAGAAATGCATGGCAACAACCTCAACTTGGCTGACTGTGAAGTCTATCAAGTGGAAG CAAGACTGGAACTTGAGTATCCATGGAGAACCATAATCTGGGAAAATCA AAAAAGGGAGGAGCTGATTGACAGTATTAAGACCTACAAACCCACAATCAAATCTGTGTCCAAGGCTAACATCTTGCTCATTGGACCAGTTGGAGCTGGAAAGTCCAGCTTCTTCAACTCTGTCAACTCTGTATTCAGAGGCCATGTGACCAGTCAGGCCATCGCTGGCAGCTCTACCACCAGCCTCACCACTCAG TTTCGCACTTACTCCATAAAGGCTGGGAAAGAAGGAGGTCTGCTGCCAATTGTCCTTTGTGACACTATGGGACTGGAGGAAAGCACAGTGGCAGGAATTGATATAGATGACATCACCAGCATCCTTAAAGGTCGTGTGTCAGACGGTTATAAG TTCAACCCTTCTGCTGCAATTGACGACCGTGCACCCAGTTATCGCATAACTCCAGAGCTCAAGGACAAAATCCACTGTGTGACCTATGTGCTTGATGCCTGCAAGATCCCCATTATGCCcaagaagctgcaggagaagCAGGATGCTATCCGCAGAAAGGTCACCTCGAAGG TGATCCCCCAGCTGGTCCTGGTCACAAAAATAGACGAAGCCTGCCCTTTGGTGAAAGATGATGTGAAGAACATTTATAGGAGTGAATACATGAAACAAACG ATGCAGAAGGCCAGTGCTCTGCTTGGTGTGCCATTGTCCTGTGTTGTTCCAGTGAAGAACTACAGTGAAGAGTTGGATTTGGATCCCAACAGCGACATCCTGCTGCTAAGCGCAGTGCTCCAGATGCTTCGCTTTGCTGATAATTGCTTTGATACTGTCAGTAACGGAGAGAGTGACATAATAGCAAGTACCTGTGCAGCACGTGAAACCAATTGA
- the ifi44g gene encoding interferon-induced protein 44 isoform X3 → MFTAFSGMQKDKKTRYTFGSQTALTTAVGDKADLNIVPVTVSSAETTNKPLFSLPVVRPKVDQGDTEISASAQPGFATGGSSTETWNKPFPFSAIQPKLESQWREVEWTEEKKTSLMKTVSSYRPNCEEVTQARVLLLGPISSGKSSFISSVQSVFSGRVTNRAMVGSSSTGFTKKSFNIRGQKGEDPTGLVLCDIMGLGDGDWTGPNLHDILSVIKGHVPVGHKFSPDQPVSSDTMGYVKRPSLKDKIHCVAFVVDASKILNYPKGLTTTFQQLREHISDLGVHQVALLTHIDKVSPETAKDTSKVYKSRTVQDMMSKAGALLGMSTSYIVPVKNYSSELDLDMNTDVLLLSAVDHILQYADLYFQDNTPPKIML, encoded by the exons ATGTTTACAGCGTTTAGCGGcatgcagaaagacaaaaaaacaag GTATACTTTTGGATCCCAAACTGCTCTCACCACAGCAGTGGGAGATAAAGCTGATCTCAACATAGTTCCAGTTACAGTCAGCTCGgcagagacaacaaacaaaccgTTGTTTTCATTACCAG TAGTTCGACCAAAGGTGGATCAGGGAGACACGGAGAT CTCTGCTTCAGCCCAACCTGGTTTTGCCACAGGAGGCAGTTCAACAGAGACATGGAACAAGCCTTTTCCTTTCTCAG CAATACAACCAAAGTTGGAATCTCAGTGGAGAGAAGTGGAGTGGACAGAAGA GAAAAAGACGAGCCTGATGAAGACCGTCAGCTCCTACAGACCAAACTGTGAGGAGGTGACTCAGGCTCGGGTTCTCCTCCTGGGTCCTATCAGTTCTGGAAAGTCCAGCTTCATCAGCTCAGTTCAGTCTGTGTTCAGTGGAAGAGTCACCAACCGGGCCATGGTGGGCTCCTCCTCTACCGGCTTCACCAAAAAG TCCTTCAACATTCGTGGTCAGAAGGGAGAAGATCCTACTGGACTGGTGCTGTGTGATATTATGGGCCTGGGGGATGGAGATTGGACCGGACCTAACCTCCATGACATCCTGTCTGTCATTAAAGGCCACGTACCTGTGGGTCACAAA TTTAGTCCAGACCAGCCAGTGAGCTCGGACACCATGGGCTATGTGAAGAGGCCAAGTCTTAAAGACAAAATCCATTGTGTGGCCTTTGTGGTGGACGCCTCCAAAATCCTGAACTACCCCAAAGGCCTCACCACCACCTTCCAACAGCTCCGAGAGCACATCAGTGACCTGG GTGTTCACCAGGTGGCTCTCCTGACCCACATAGACAAAGTAAGTCCAGAAACAGCCAAAGATACCAGTAAGGTTTACAAGAGCCGCACTGTTCAGGACATG ATGAGTAAAGCTGGAGCTCTGTTGGGTATGTCCACTTCCTACATCGTCCCTGTGAAGAACTACTCGTCAGAGTTGGACCTGGATATGAACACTGATGTTCTGCTTCTTAGTGCTGTCGACCACATCCTGCAGTATGCCGACTTGTATTTCCAGGACAATACACCTCCAAAAATAATGctctaa
- the ifi44g gene encoding interferon-induced protein 44 isoform X2, producing the protein MFTAFSGMQKDKKTRYTFGSQTALTTAVGDKADLNIVPVTVSSAETTNKPLFSLPVRPKVDQGDTEISASAQPGFATGGSSTETWNKPFPFSAIQPKLESQWREVEWTEEKKTSLMKTVSSYRPNCEEVTQARVLLLGPISSGKSSFISSVQSVFSGRVTNRAMVGSSSTGFTKKLQSFNIRGQKGEDPTGLVLCDIMGLGDGDWTGPNLHDILSVIKGHVPVGHKFSPDQPVSSDTMGYVKRPSLKDKIHCVAFVVDASKILNYPKGLTTTFQQLREHISDLGVHQVALLTHIDKVSPETAKDTSKVYKSRTVQDMMSKAGALLGMSTSYIVPVKNYSSELDLDMNTDVLLLSAVDHILQYADLYFQDNTPPKIML; encoded by the exons ATGTTTACAGCGTTTAGCGGcatgcagaaagacaaaaaaacaag GTATACTTTTGGATCCCAAACTGCTCTCACCACAGCAGTGGGAGATAAAGCTGATCTCAACATAGTTCCAGTTACAGTCAGCTCGgcagagacaacaaacaaaccgTTGTTTTCATTACCAG TTCGACCAAAGGTGGATCAGGGAGACACGGAGAT CTCTGCTTCAGCCCAACCTGGTTTTGCCACAGGAGGCAGTTCAACAGAGACATGGAACAAGCCTTTTCCTTTCTCAG CAATACAACCAAAGTTGGAATCTCAGTGGAGAGAAGTGGAGTGGACAGAAGA GAAAAAGACGAGCCTGATGAAGACCGTCAGCTCCTACAGACCAAACTGTGAGGAGGTGACTCAGGCTCGGGTTCTCCTCCTGGGTCCTATCAGTTCTGGAAAGTCCAGCTTCATCAGCTCAGTTCAGTCTGTGTTCAGTGGAAGAGTCACCAACCGGGCCATGGTGGGCTCCTCCTCTACCGGCTTCACCAAAAAG ctgCAGTCCTTCAACATTCGTGGTCAGAAGGGAGAAGATCCTACTGGACTGGTGCTGTGTGATATTATGGGCCTGGGGGATGGAGATTGGACCGGACCTAACCTCCATGACATCCTGTCTGTCATTAAAGGCCACGTACCTGTGGGTCACAAA TTTAGTCCAGACCAGCCAGTGAGCTCGGACACCATGGGCTATGTGAAGAGGCCAAGTCTTAAAGACAAAATCCATTGTGTGGCCTTTGTGGTGGACGCCTCCAAAATCCTGAACTACCCCAAAGGCCTCACCACCACCTTCCAACAGCTCCGAGAGCACATCAGTGACCTGG GTGTTCACCAGGTGGCTCTCCTGACCCACATAGACAAAGTAAGTCCAGAAACAGCCAAAGATACCAGTAAGGTTTACAAGAGCCGCACTGTTCAGGACATG ATGAGTAAAGCTGGAGCTCTGTTGGGTATGTCCACTTCCTACATCGTCCCTGTGAAGAACTACTCGTCAGAGTTGGACCTGGATATGAACACTGATGTTCTGCTTCTTAGTGCTGTCGACCACATCCTGCAGTATGCCGACTTGTATTTCCAGGACAATACACCTCCAAAAATAATGctctaa
- the ifi44g gene encoding interferon-induced protein 44 isoform X1, with protein sequence MFTAFSGMQKDKKTRYTFGSQTALTTAVGDKADLNIVPVTVSSAETTNKPLFSLPVVRPKVDQGDTEISASAQPGFATGGSSTETWNKPFPFSAIQPKLESQWREVEWTEEKKTSLMKTVSSYRPNCEEVTQARVLLLGPISSGKSSFISSVQSVFSGRVTNRAMVGSSSTGFTKKLQSFNIRGQKGEDPTGLVLCDIMGLGDGDWTGPNLHDILSVIKGHVPVGHKFSPDQPVSSDTMGYVKRPSLKDKIHCVAFVVDASKILNYPKGLTTTFQQLREHISDLGVHQVALLTHIDKVSPETAKDTSKVYKSRTVQDMMSKAGALLGMSTSYIVPVKNYSSELDLDMNTDVLLLSAVDHILQYADLYFQDNTPPKIML encoded by the exons ATGTTTACAGCGTTTAGCGGcatgcagaaagacaaaaaaacaag GTATACTTTTGGATCCCAAACTGCTCTCACCACAGCAGTGGGAGATAAAGCTGATCTCAACATAGTTCCAGTTACAGTCAGCTCGgcagagacaacaaacaaaccgTTGTTTTCATTACCAG TAGTTCGACCAAAGGTGGATCAGGGAGACACGGAGAT CTCTGCTTCAGCCCAACCTGGTTTTGCCACAGGAGGCAGTTCAACAGAGACATGGAACAAGCCTTTTCCTTTCTCAG CAATACAACCAAAGTTGGAATCTCAGTGGAGAGAAGTGGAGTGGACAGAAGA GAAAAAGACGAGCCTGATGAAGACCGTCAGCTCCTACAGACCAAACTGTGAGGAGGTGACTCAGGCTCGGGTTCTCCTCCTGGGTCCTATCAGTTCTGGAAAGTCCAGCTTCATCAGCTCAGTTCAGTCTGTGTTCAGTGGAAGAGTCACCAACCGGGCCATGGTGGGCTCCTCCTCTACCGGCTTCACCAAAAAG ctgCAGTCCTTCAACATTCGTGGTCAGAAGGGAGAAGATCCTACTGGACTGGTGCTGTGTGATATTATGGGCCTGGGGGATGGAGATTGGACCGGACCTAACCTCCATGACATCCTGTCTGTCATTAAAGGCCACGTACCTGTGGGTCACAAA TTTAGTCCAGACCAGCCAGTGAGCTCGGACACCATGGGCTATGTGAAGAGGCCAAGTCTTAAAGACAAAATCCATTGTGTGGCCTTTGTGGTGGACGCCTCCAAAATCCTGAACTACCCCAAAGGCCTCACCACCACCTTCCAACAGCTCCGAGAGCACATCAGTGACCTGG GTGTTCACCAGGTGGCTCTCCTGACCCACATAGACAAAGTAAGTCCAGAAACAGCCAAAGATACCAGTAAGGTTTACAAGAGCCGCACTGTTCAGGACATG ATGAGTAAAGCTGGAGCTCTGTTGGGTATGTCCACTTCCTACATCGTCCCTGTGAAGAACTACTCGTCAGAGTTGGACCTGGATATGAACACTGATGTTCTGCTTCTTAGTGCTGTCGACCACATCCTGCAGTATGCCGACTTGTATTTCCAGGACAATACACCTCCAAAAATAATGctctaa
- the LOC113152128 gene encoding interferon-induced protein 44-like — MNSLLTQSQQKTICSQLGNVKLQLLYKASVHGFTGAAFHQRCDNRCPTVSVGYNNSGYVFGGYTKQPFSQSGQHVHDEQAFLFCFCGDKLCKYPVTSPGYAVKMVSNSGPYFGEALALVNGSKAVAYSNPGNYYNFAAAEMHGNDLNLTDCEVYQVEESTEFEKPWRTIIWKSEQRKELMNSIQNYKPSVSSVSNVRVLLIGPVGAGKSSFFNSVNSVFRGHVTSQAIAGCSTTSLTTQFRTYSLKAGREGKPLPIVLCDTMGLEESTGAGLDIDDISSILKGHLPDRYQFNPSAPLHSGAPTYNKFPGFNDNVHCVAYVIDACKVSIMPRKLQEKLDAIRRKINLMGIPQLILLTKVDDACPVVKEDVRKVYQSGYIKEMMQEAGTRLGMPLSCVVPVKNYSEELELDPNCDVLLLQAVVQMLRFADNYFDEIGDHLSQTEVKK, encoded by the exons ATGAACTCCTTGCTAACTCAGAGCCAGCAGAAAACAATCTGCTCCCAGCTGGgaaatgtcaaactgcagctgctgtacaAGGCCAGCGTCCATGGTTTCACTGGTGCAGCCTTCCACCAGCGATGTGACAACCGTTGCCCCACAGTGTCTGTGGGCTATAACAACTCTGGTTATGTGTTCGGAGGCTACACCAAACAACCTTTTAGCCAGTCTGGTCAGCATGTGCATGATGAGCaggcttttcttttctgcttctgtggAGACAAGCTCTGCAAATATCCAGTCACTAGTCCCGGATATGCAGTGAAAATGGTCAGTAACTCTGGGCCATACTTTGGAGAAGCGTTGGCTCTTGTTAATGGAAGCAAAGCAGTAGCATATAGTAATCCAGGGAATTACTACAActttgctgctgcagaaatgcaTGGCAACGACCTCAACCTGACCGACTGTGAAGTCTATCAAGTGGAAG AATCCACAGAATTTGAGAAGCCATGGAGGACTATTATCTGGAAATCAGA GCAGAGGAAGGAGCTAATGAACAGTATTCAGAACTACAAACCCTCAGTCAGTTCTGTGTCAAATGTTCGGGTCCTCCTCATTGGACCAGTTGGAGCTGGAAAGTCCAGCTTCTTCAACTCTGTCAACTCTGTCTTCAGAGGCCATGTGACCAGCCAGGCCATCGCTGGCTGCTCTACCACCAGCCTTACCACACAG TTTCGCACTTACTCTTTAAAAGCTGGACGAGAAGGAAAACCTCTGCCAATTGTCCTGTGTGATACCATGGGGTTGGAGGAAAGCACAGGGGCGGGGCTTGATATAGATGACATCAGCAGCATCCTTAAAGGTCATCTGCCAGACCGTTATCAG TTCaacccctctgctcctctgcattCGGGAGCCCCCACTTACAATAAGTTTCCAGGGTTCAATGACAATGTGCACTGTGTGGCTTATGTCATTGACGCCTGCAAGGTCTCCATCATGCCCAGAAAGTTGCAGGAGAAGCTGGATGCTATCCGCAGAAAAATCAACTTGATGG GGATTCCTCAGCTGATTCTACTCACTAAAGTAGATGACGCTTGCCCTGTGGTGAAAGAGGATGTGAGAAAAGTTTATCAGAGCGGCTACATTAAGGAAATG ATGCAGGAGGCAGGCACTCGGCTTGGTATGCCATTGTCCTGTGTTGTTCCAGTGAAGAACTACAGTGAGGAGTTGGAGTTGGATCCTAACTGCGACGTCCTCCTGCTCCAAGCCGTTGTCCAGATGCTTCGCTTCGCTGATAATTACTTTGATGAGATTGGTGACCATCTCAGCCAAACTGAAGTTAAAAAATAG